In the genome of Haemophilus pittmaniae, one region contains:
- the selA gene encoding L-seryl-tRNA(Sec) selenium transferase yields MTELFRSVPALDKLLKTPQGVELVNQFGHQAVVTSGRQLLIEAREFIKREQHSPDFLQDIDRTLSYLAERLAEQQRVQIQSVHNLTGTILHTNLGRALWPQSAQQAALNAMGHNVALEYDLTEGARSHRDNYVSALLAELTGAEAACIVNNNAAAVLLMLATFAKDREVIISRGELIEIGGAFRIPDIMQQARCKLIEVGTTNRTHLKDYRQAINENTAFLMKVHCSNYQICGFTASVSEQQLVALGDEFNIPVITDLGSGALIDLSQYGLPTEPTVQEKVAQGVDLVSFSGDKLLGGVQAGIIVGKRDWIQQLQAHPLKRVLRCDKVTLAGLEATLRLYLQPEKLTSSIPTLQLLTQPVELLAEQAQQLAERLCQRLNSNYHIEIIDSEAQIGSGSQPMAMLPSKAVAITAPEPLALMSRLKQLSQPIVGRIEKGRICLDLRSVANLSELLKTVDEL; encoded by the coding sequence ATGACCGAACTTTTTCGCTCCGTTCCCGCTCTGGATAAATTATTGAAAACCCCTCAGGGGGTTGAATTGGTTAATCAATTTGGCCATCAGGCTGTCGTTACAAGCGGCCGTCAATTATTGATTGAAGCCCGTGAATTTATTAAACGTGAACAACATAGCCCGGATTTCTTACAAGACATTGATCGCACTTTATCCTATTTGGCTGAGCGCTTGGCCGAGCAGCAACGGGTTCAAATTCAAAGCGTGCATAATCTTACCGGTACGATCCTACATACTAACTTAGGTCGTGCGCTGTGGCCACAAAGTGCTCAACAGGCGGCGCTCAATGCAATGGGGCATAATGTGGCATTAGAATATGATTTGACCGAAGGTGCTCGTAGCCATCGCGATAATTATGTCAGTGCATTATTGGCTGAACTGACTGGTGCCGAGGCTGCTTGTATCGTAAATAACAATGCTGCTGCGGTATTGTTGATGTTGGCTACTTTTGCCAAGGACCGAGAGGTGATTATTTCCCGTGGTGAGTTAATTGAAATTGGTGGGGCTTTTCGGATCCCAGATATCATGCAGCAAGCGAGATGTAAGCTCATTGAAGTCGGAACAACCAATCGAACTCACCTTAAAGATTATCGCCAGGCGATCAATGAAAATACGGCCTTTTTAATGAAAGTGCATTGTAGCAATTACCAAATTTGTGGTTTTACTGCATCGGTTAGTGAGCAGCAATTGGTTGCGTTGGGAGATGAGTTTAATATTCCGGTGATTACTGATTTGGGTAGTGGAGCTCTAATTGATTTAAGCCAGTACGGTTTACCTACAGAACCAACGGTACAGGAAAAGGTTGCACAAGGCGTGGATTTGGTGTCTTTTTCCGGAGATAAATTATTAGGTGGAGTACAGGCTGGGATTATTGTCGGTAAACGGGACTGGATCCAGCAACTACAAGCTCATCCATTAAAGCGAGTATTACGTTGCGATAAAGTAACTTTAGCCGGATTGGAAGCGACATTGAGACTTTATTTACAACCAGAAAAACTCACTTCAAGTATTCCGACTCTTCAGTTACTCACGCAGCCCGTAGAATTATTGGCAGAGCAGGCTCAGCAATTGGCAGAACGTTTATGTCAACGTCTCAATTCAAATTATCATATCGAAATTATTGATAGTGAGGCACAGATTGGTAGTGGTTCTCAACCGATGGCAATGTTGCCATCCAAAGCAGTTGCAATTACAGCCCCTGAGCCGTTGGCTTTAATGAGTCGCTTGAAGCAACTGTCACAGCCGATTGTCGGTCGAATTGAAAAGGGACGGATTTGTTTGGATTTACGCAGTGTAGCGAATTTATCAGAATTACTTAAAACGGTGGACGAACTATGA
- the selB gene encoding selenocysteine-specific translation elongation factor, with amino-acid sequence MIIVTAGHVDHGKTALLQALTGTNTAHLPEEKKRGMTIDLGYAYLPLEERVLGFIDVPGHEKFLANMLAGLGGVHYAMLVVAADEGISAQTREHLAILRQLQFDEIIVVLTKADRAEVSQIESLAQQLKAHYPFLTNAAFFVTSAHSGQGIAELRDYLATLPELGEINKLFRYAIDRVFSVKGAGTVVTGTAFAGKVLIEDELYLSNGERVRVKNIHAQNTESAQGLADQRLALNLNVDLNKQPLARGDWLFSDIIPLPTERITVSLTTDVALSEMQSVHVYHAASRTTGKLALLERKNARPNDTILAEIVLTQPLFLTFGDKLIIRSGDAKSLLGGARVVEINSPKRHKRTASRLAYLQALRQASSTQERLVLILQQGPQTAQYLRWLEQLSESQLDEQLALIGAERYQDWCFNADYQAAKEASLVEVLSNYHEQHDDQLGLAKARLYRIAALNQPEKLIYHLIERLLDDGRLAQSRGWLHLPQHKLGFSESEQALWHSVLEEFEKASGQPIWVRDMANALGLEESAMRNFMYKAGKLGFLIPIVKDRFFLAETLYGYARLIKQMAAESGRISVNELRDQLNFGRKLTVQLMEYFDRSGFLRRRGNEHILRDKDIFDL; translated from the coding sequence ATGATTATTGTTACAGCAGGCCATGTGGATCATGGGAAAACTGCACTTTTGCAGGCGCTAACCGGTACCAATACAGCTCATTTGCCGGAGGAAAAAAAACGTGGCATGACGATCGATTTAGGCTATGCCTATCTTCCGTTAGAGGAACGGGTGTTAGGGTTTATTGATGTACCTGGCCATGAGAAATTCTTAGCTAATATGTTGGCAGGGTTAGGAGGCGTGCATTATGCCATGTTAGTCGTAGCTGCTGATGAAGGTATTAGTGCTCAGACTCGTGAACATTTAGCTATTTTACGTCAATTACAGTTTGACGAAATTATTGTGGTATTAACTAAAGCGGATCGTGCAGAGGTTTCACAAATTGAAAGTTTGGCACAACAACTGAAAGCTCATTATCCATTTTTAACGAATGCGGCTTTTTTTGTCACCTCAGCTCATAGTGGGCAAGGTATTGCTGAATTGCGTGATTATTTGGCAACGTTGCCAGAATTAGGTGAAATCAATAAACTATTTCGTTATGCCATCGATCGCGTGTTTAGTGTGAAAGGGGCTGGAACTGTCGTGACAGGAACAGCCTTTGCAGGAAAAGTTCTTATTGAAGATGAACTTTATTTATCCAACGGTGAGCGGGTTCGGGTAAAAAATATTCATGCACAAAATACGGAATCCGCACAAGGATTGGCAGATCAGCGATTGGCATTAAATTTAAACGTTGATTTAAATAAACAACCATTAGCTCGTGGTGATTGGCTATTTTCCGATATTATTCCGCTACCAACTGAGCGTATTACCGTGAGTTTAACGACGGATGTGGCATTGTCTGAAATGCAGTCCGTACACGTTTATCATGCAGCCAGTCGTACGACCGGTAAATTGGCTTTATTGGAAAGAAAAAATGCTCGACCGAATGACACAATATTGGCCGAAATTGTTTTGACTCAGCCATTATTTTTAACCTTTGGTGATAAATTGATTATCCGTTCAGGGGATGCAAAAAGTTTGCTTGGTGGGGCTCGGGTTGTGGAAATTAATTCACCGAAACGTCATAAACGAACCGCTTCTCGCTTAGCTTATTTACAGGCTTTACGTCAGGCATCCTCAACACAAGAACGATTGGTATTGATTTTGCAGCAGGGGCCACAAACGGCACAATACCTACGTTGGCTTGAACAATTAAGTGAGTCCCAATTAGACGAACAACTTGCTTTAATCGGTGCTGAACGCTATCAAGATTGGTGCTTTAATGCGGATTATCAGGCTGCCAAAGAAGCCTCATTAGTTGAGGTATTAAGTAACTATCATGAACAGCACGATGATCAATTGGGTTTAGCTAAGGCGCGTCTATATCGAATTGCCGCGCTTAATCAGCCAGAAAAATTGATTTATCACTTAATTGAACGTTTGTTGGATGACGGCCGGTTGGCACAAAGTCGTGGTTGGTTACATCTTCCGCAACATAAACTCGGTTTTTCTGAATCTGAACAAGCTTTATGGCATAGCGTGTTAGAGGAGTTTGAAAAAGCCTCCGGACAGCCTATTTGGGTACGCGATATGGCCAATGCCCTCGGGCTGGAAGAGAGCGCCATGCGAAATTTTATGTATAAGGCCGGTAAATTAGGTTTTTTAATCCCAATTGTGAAGGATCGTTTCTTTTTGGCGGAAACCCTTTATGGCTATGCTCGCTTAATTAAACAAATGGCCGCTGAGTCGGGACGTATTTCAGTCAATGAATTACGTGATCAGCTCAATTTTGGTCGTAAGCTGACCGTACAATTGATGGAATACTTTGACCGTAGCGGTTTCCTACGTCGTCGTGGTAACGAACATATATTGCGTGATAAAGATATTTTTGACCTATAA
- a CDS encoding RsiV family protein, with amino-acid sequence MLIKKALLSICIFTTLLSTAGCEDKEVKATIERQAQIINQLTTENTQLKEKNENLIPAILVNKEVIFEKLEKINYPTSQEHWFDGHSAPISLNIWGLKTNITWLNELLWTELMQSEFSENTPKTREQAVARYETLFNQIKSDMQAQPEIGFSRNAWLGFIGQKEKLSTFFIGYYSYEGGAHGVGGKQYLTVDMNRHQVVNFSDVFDEKKLPEIKELLWRIYTDFGNVNEEQVFTPKADFEVSKNFYLAHDGIHFIYHVYEIAPYVAGEQELTVSWDWFLEGNLLKPEFIQQQYYDLTPAPIVE; translated from the coding sequence ATGTTAATCAAGAAAGCACTTCTTTCCATTTGTATTTTTACTACATTGCTTAGTACAGCTGGTTGTGAAGATAAGGAAGTAAAGGCGACGATTGAGCGCCAAGCTCAGATTATTAATCAACTTACTACTGAAAATACGCAATTAAAAGAAAAGAATGAAAACCTCATTCCGGCTATTTTGGTTAATAAAGAGGTGATTTTCGAAAAATTGGAAAAAATTAATTATCCAACATCACAAGAACATTGGTTTGATGGACATAGTGCCCCGATCAGTTTGAATATTTGGGGCTTAAAAACCAATATCACGTGGTTAAATGAGTTGTTATGGACGGAGCTGATGCAGTCCGAATTTAGTGAGAATACACCGAAAACCCGTGAGCAAGCGGTTGCTCGCTATGAAACACTGTTTAATCAGATAAAAAGTGATATGCAGGCACAGCCGGAAATCGGATTTTCCCGTAATGCTTGGTTGGGGTTTATTGGTCAAAAAGAGAAATTATCGACTTTTTTCATTGGATACTATAGTTATGAAGGTGGAGCCCATGGCGTAGGTGGCAAGCAATATTTAACGGTAGATATGAATCGGCATCAGGTGGTTAATTTTTCGGATGTATTTGATGAGAAAAAATTACCGGAGATAAAGGAGTTGTTGTGGCGTATTTATACTGATTTTGGCAATGTTAATGAGGAACAGGTTTTTACCCCAAAAGCAGATTTTGAGGTTTCTAAAAATTTTTATTTAGCGCACGATGGGATCCATTTTATTTACCATGTTTATGAGATCGCCCCTTATGTAGCAGGAGAGCAAGAGCTGACGGTTTCTTGGGATTGGTTTCTAGAAGGAAATTTATTAAAACCGGAATTTATACAGCAGCAATATTATGATTTAACTCCGGCACCTATCGTAGAGTAA